In Alnus glutinosa chromosome 7, dhAlnGlut1.1, whole genome shotgun sequence, the sequence AGTTTGGCTGAGCAGGACCATCCACTGACTCAGTCACTGCCTCGGCCTGATTTAAAAGCTTCACAATTTTCAGGGCGGTTGAACGCGGGGCCTCTCAACCAATATACTCAGGACTCCTCACCTATTGAGCCTCCTATTATTCAGCTGGGACTCTTGCAAAAGTTGCAGCCTCGGGTTGTACGAGCTTCATCTCCTTCAGTGCCTTCTTTTCAACCAAGGCACCATGACCAGCAACAAACTGACTCTGCACAGGCTCAACCTTCTGGTGAGATTCTAAAGCCCATCCTGCCTCCTGTCTCAAATTTTGTAACTCCCTCAACAATGGGGAATTCTGCATCAGACCATTCAGATACTCTTGCTGCAGAATCTTCAGGACAATCAAGCACATCTAGTTTGTTGGCTGCTGTTATGAAGAGTGGAATTTTCTCTAGCAATTCAATTACTGCTAGCCTACCTAATCTGAGTGTCCAGGACATGGGGCAAGTTCCATCACAGTCAGGTATTCAGCCTCCCCTGCCAAGTGGGCCTCCGCCAACGCAGTTTACGTCCTCAGGGCCCAGTATTGTGTCAACAACTTCATTAAGTTCTTCCCATAATAACTCACCAGCTCCGGCAAATCTATCTCAAGGAAAGGTAGAACCGCCTCTGCCACCTGGTCCACCACCTTCATCTCTTGCAGGTAGTGCATCCACACAACCCTCAAGCGCTGTGAATGATGCCTCGAATCCAATTTCAAACCTTTTGAGCTCATTAGTTGCAAAGGGTTTGATATCGGCATCAAAGACCGAGCCACCGACTCCTGTGCCAACTCATATACCAAATCAGTCGCAAAACAAGAGCCTGGGTATTACTACCACTAGCTCTGTATCAGTTTCTTCTGTTCCCGATTCCTCAGAAACCCCTGTTTCAATTGCTAGGGATGAGGTATCTTTACCAGGACCTGCCAATGAAAGCTCTGTTGCGTTACCTCAATCCACCGCAGTGGAAATAGAAAACCTCATAGGTTTCAAGTTTAAGCCAGATGTCATCCGAGAATTTCATCCATCTGTGATCAGCGCACTATTTGATGACCTTCCATATCCATGCAGTGTTTGTGGTCTTCGACTTCAGCTTCAAGAGCATCTTGATAGACACTTGGAGTGGCATGCTCTTAGAAATCCTGAACCTAATGGTTTAATTAGTGGATCAAGGAGATGGTATGCAAACTCATGTGACTGGGTTGCTGGGAAGCCAGGACTTACATCTGGGGTTGTGTCTGCTGGTGTGGCAGACGAGTCTAGTAAGACAATGGTTGAGAGTGAGCCGATGGTTCCTGCAGATGAGAGTCAATGTGCATGTGTTTTGTGTGGGGAGGTTTTTGAAGATTTTTACAGTCAAGAACGGGATGAATGGATGTTCAAAGGAGCAGCCTACGTGACTATGCCATCTAGGGATGGTGAGATAGGAACTTCAAATGACAGTGCTGCCAAGGGTCCCGTTGTGCATGCAAATTGTATGTCAGAAAGTTCAAGTCATGACTTGGGAGTGGCTAGAGGTATCAAAATGGTAAGGCTCAATGTTCAATAAGGATGGACTGAAAGGATGTCATCAAGTATAACATCCAAGATATCATGTGCTGACATTGTGAAAGGATCAGACCCATTGTTGTCtcccttttattttgtttctaattGGTCGAGGGCTGTGACGGATCAATAGTTTGATCTTTCACTTCAGACCAGTGCAAATGGTGGGCCTGATCCTCTTTATGTAAAATGGTCAAAATGTCTTGTTGCTTCTCTCAGTTTCTCCATTTTGTGCTTTCCATGACTAATTGAACTTTCCAATGAATGGTTCATTCTGATGTTTGATTGATTGTAGTTCTCATCTTTTGACAGGAAAAGGATGTATAAACACTTTGAGGCGTTAGAGACTGTCTCTAAGGCAGATTCTATTAGTAGAGAAGCTGCTAGTGGAAATCCTGGTGTAATATACATAGCTTAAACATGCATGATCCTTGTATGGTAATTTAGTTGTGCCTCAAAATGGTGCTGAGTGCTGATGAATTGTTGTTCCtgctctcaattttttttgtccgATTTAATTCATAGTTTGAAAGAAATAGATATGGTTGCCAGATAGAGTGCATTGCATCTCAAATTTCTTCAGTAACGTTTTGATGTGTTGTtcctttatttttctgttttcggATTTTGCTCAAGCGGGTGGCTCTTCACCTGATACGAGCATCTGATGGTAGCAACGCAAGGAAATGATTTCGACCCATGTCCATTCAATTTCAATAATGGGAGAAGGTCTCTGTATCATTTAAATAGTAATGAACttgtctcttttccttttctttgtagGGGTGGTTTTGAGCTCTGTTTCTTGAATTATATTGTTTCTCGTCTAATGGGACAATAATGGAGTATATATGTTGTTATTTTGTCAAGTAAAATAAACATTATGCTGTTTCTCATATTCAATTTGGAGAGCAAACTTCTTAATTGGCCTCTTAAATTGGTGTCAGATTACCCTTACTTTCTTATCTCTTGGATGTTGGTCTTTGTATTTCCCTTTTTCGGTGCTTAGGTTAACTTGATGGAATTCCTTACCGGAGGAGGAAAAGCTTGAAAAATTCAATGCCTGCGTTGTCATTTCCTTGTAGATGTAAATTACAGGCGTGCATGATCCTCCGTTGAACCCTTTTCAAGGTTTTGTTGTGATAATGTTCCTATGTACATTTAGAAATATTGATTTGCATTCTTGGATTTCCAGAATGTTTGGTAGCCTTACCTCATAAAATTTAGGATGCGAGACTCATCGGGGCTAGGGGGTCCTGTTATCCTCCTTTTTAAGCCTACCTGAATTTCAACAATTCAAGCAGCCTGAAATCTCAATCCATTCCAAATACATGCTGCGGTTGGAAAAAGGGGACATAAGAAGTTAAAGAATAGAGATCTTTGCATAATATGTGCACAACTGTAAACACATGGAGTGACATTCATATGGTGGGACCTACGAATTCATGTGGTGGGACTTACTCCATTGGTTTTACTCATGTGTCTACACTATTATATAACATGTG encodes:
- the LOC133872456 gene encoding polyadenylation and cleavage factor homolog 4 isoform X4; amino-acid sequence: MGMEMESSRRSFDRSREPGLKKPRLTEELDRGPNQNPIGRPFVRPVVVHPVRFRASDRDSEGSDRGGYQPQPPQHQELLSQYQTALAELTFNSKPIITNLTIIAGENLVAAKAIAAIVCANILEVFCKAYRQVDSSVHPSMRHLFGTWKGVFPLQALQMIEKELGFTPIVNGSSSAATTTSKPDSHSQRPPHSIHVNPKYLERQRLQQSSRGVQRPSVDAPSELVHEKNIGSPYGDYEYGSDLSRNSGSGARRTGGRIEQGHDKPLYGTGVSVAETVSSQKNGINIKHGFPNYRAPKPAYADAHLKPTQNIANRSGSARSSNWKNSEEEEFMWDDVNSRLTDQHASSVSNDSSKDHWTTDDSEKLGFEYHLRKPHSLADVGSKVNKEASSDLLYNEPKESTPFGHRMSPSWTLQESHSIDGVIRNSGHSEGYATTLSGSSTSVASSLSRMGGRLQMRPSHVGASGFGVVTNAVLGSSGTVGQQRFQSLGAASPSAQSPMRQYPSSPLLAVQPSHHQSQSLAEQDHPLTQSLPRPDLKASQFSGRLNAGPLNQYTQDSSPIEPPIIQLGLLQKLQPRVVRASSPSVPSFQPRHHDQQQTDSAQAQPSGEILKPILPPVSNFVTPSTMGNSASDHSDTLAAESSGQSSTSSLLAAVMKSGIFSSNSITASLPNLSVQDMGQVPSQSGIQPPLPSGPPPTQFTSSGPSIVSTTSLSSSHNNSPAPANLSQGKVEPPLPPGPPPSSLAGSASTQPSSAVNDASNPISNLLSSLVAKGLISASKTEPPTPVPTHIPNQSQNKSLGITTTSSVSVSSVPDSSETPVSIARDEVSLPGPANESSVALPQSTAVEIENLIGFKFKPDVIREFHPSVISALFDDLPYPCSVCGLRLQLQEHLDRHLEWHALRNPEPNGLISGSRRWYANSCDWVAGKPGLTSGVVSAGVADESSKTMVESEPMVPADESQCACVLCGEVFEDFYSQERDEWMFKGAAYVTMPSRDGEIGTSNDSAAKGPVVHANCMSESSSHDLGVARGIKMVRLNVQ